The Arachis ipaensis cultivar K30076 chromosome B07, Araip1.1, whole genome shotgun sequence genomic interval ttagagaccgtgttttttatttttcttttctttttcccttgtaggtttttgttatctttttaagaaaaagaaatggcttccGTATATGTCCTTTCTCAGTGGGTTGATGTCACGATTCTAGGGGAGGAACCCTCGGTCGATACTGATTTTATCACCCATCTTCGTACTCACCATAGAATTTGCACTTCTGAGGAGGACGAGCCGAAGTATGagttggtagtcccgggtcctgaagaccgggtttgctttgggagggccaatgaggcggcccctcattttttctttatgtatgagtgcatgatcacccgtttgagtgtttttcttcctttttcaaactTTGAGATGTCTGTTTTGCATCACTGTCGAGTTGCccctacccagcttcaccccaactcttggggttttttgaaaatttatcaatttattagcCAAGCTTTGGAGTTCCCGACCTCTTTGAAgatttttttctatctctttCATATGACCAAACCTTTCAGTGGGCTGAACaataagcaacagtgggtgtctttccgagccatacagggtcggagagtttttaccctttttgacgaatccttccatgactttaaaaattattttttcaaagttcaagctatagagggtcaccaccccttttttctggatgataattcttctccccgatttcctttatactggctggaggcctccccctgcgaGAAATATAGTCTGGACGACCTGGACGAGGTATaagcagccattgtggggttcctccgagaagtgtgggggagggccccatatttGGACACtaaaaagtttctccaggggtccccgacctttgtccaggcgcagctaggtagcttttatttgtttgttaggTTACCGACTTGTCTGATTGGCCTTCCCGACTTGTCTTAATctattatatattgttttttcagagatggcgaAGGCAAACGCTCAGGAGTCTTACCAGAGAGTTCAGGAGGCTAAAGCAAGGTCTCGCGCCAGGACTGGTGGCACCCGGGCGgttatctctcctcctcctcctcttcgaAATGTTGGGACTCCTTCCCAGcccattgtgatttcttcttctgCTTCCTCTCAGCCGCCCCCCTCTGCCCGACCTTCTCCTGAGCCAGAGAATAAGAAGCAcaagaccttagagtctggctcttctggtgaggtaaaggcggatgctcttgcattcgtccgaaagaacatctacCCCCATGCTCGTATAAGCATGGATGATGTGTCTGTTCGTCACCACCTTACCACTCtggttgaggagagtctcaaGGCGGCGGgagtttgtggcaaactcttggatatttttgagaaggctcctctcagctctttaggaatgacctcgagggtcgaggagctggaaGGAAGACTTCGTATATATCAAGAGCATGAGAGGGAGTTGAAGGAGGAAGTCGCCAAACTGAAGGAGGAGAGAGATAATCTCCGAGAGAAGGGGaggaagttgcaagcccaatgcaacatggaggtagACTTGAGGAAGACAGCGCAGGGCAGCTATCAAAAATTATTTGAAGATCTTGTGGCTGTGAAGAATGATCTGCTGAATTTTCGGAAGGCCtatgccgagttggaggactccattGCTGATGGCGCCGAGGAAGCTTGGATGGtctttaaggagcaggtcggagtcattgctcctgacttggacctttctcctttaGATCCTGATAAAGTTGTTATTGACGGTGCCATTGTGGATCCCCATGTCCCCGTAATTATTTCTGAGTCAgaattgaagactcgggggcagaggatcatagagtcccctcctcgccCTAAAGACGCTCCGAGTTCTTCTAATGTTCCTCCAACTTCCTCTCCTATGGATGCCTCTCTTCCTGGTCCTGGTGGTGCTCCTTCTGACTCTGGTGGTGGTGATCCGTCTCTTCTtcctttgaaaaaataatttcgttggctatatgggggcccggcctgtgggtcccccctttttaaaactctttatgtttgtttgttgAACAATTTCTTtctggccttttaaggccgtaaacaaaaaatACCCCTTTttgataagggtttaagttaaaataagtacccttttttggataaggatTTTTAAGTTACTTTATGTGTGCATGCTTTTTGATAGTGACTTTTCGAACTCCCCTTGATCTTTTTCTAAAGGAAAAACCCTTTCTTTGGCTTGTCTGTCTTTCTGCACCTTTTTTGTTTTAAGGATTTTAAGGACAGTTTTCTGATATTTTCCTGGGTTTTTTGATCTCTTTTGTTTATTCCTCGcactcaattttgttttattgagttttcatgacttaggttatttttgcgattcgTTTTCTATTTCTACTCGGTCTTTTCACTTCGACTTATGAGTCAGAATATTTCCGAGTTTCTTACGATCaccttttataacctctttacaccgacttgtacctcgtcgttttatcttgacgaccatctaggtcggttcatggaattttcacgttttgtcgagcttaagtcggcgcgtttcgtagaaagagaaAACAACAAAGGAATTTAAGAGATATTTGTAAAAAACCCTTtggttttgggaaaaaatcatgaagttgggaaaaagagtacatcagggagtagagttcgcttttagctatagtaccttttcatattacaagcatgccacgaccttggtaactcggtgccgtcCAGGTCGGTCACTTTATAATAGCCTTTTTCTAAGACCTCATtgattttgtatggtcccttccaatttgcagcgagctttccttcccctgatttgttgactccaatgtcatttctgatcaagaccaagtcACTTAGGGTGAAtgctcttcgaatgacttttttgttgtatcttgtagccatcctttgcttcaacgttgcttctcttatctgggctttttctcggacttcggggagcaagtcgagctcctctttgtgtccctgtatatttccgatctcgtcatggagaatcactcttgggctttgctcgttgacttctattgggatcatggcttctaccccataaactagtcggaagggtgtttctccagtggcggattggggggtcgtcctgtaggcccatagcacttgtgggagctcttcagcccaggctccttttgcatcttgtagccttttctttagccctgccagtatgactttgttggctgcctcagcttgtccattggcttgcgggtgttctaccgaggtgaactggtgtttgattttcatactggctactaggcttctaaaggtagagtcggtgaactgggttccattatctgtagtaatggaatagggtatcccatatcttgtgatgatatttttgtagaggaacctccgacttctctgtgcggtgatggtggccaatggttctgcttctatccattttgtgaagtaatctatcCCCACTatcaggtatttgacttgtcctggcacCTGGGaaaaaggacctaacaaatccattccccatttcgCAAAGGGCCATAGAGAAGTGatgctgatgagctcctccgggggagccacgtggaaatttgcgtgCATCTGGCACGGTTGACACTTTTTCACAAATTCGGTCGCATATTTCTGCAAgatcggccagtagaatccagctcggatcactttcctggctaatgaccttgctccgagatgatttccgcAGATCCCACTATGGACTTCTTCTAACACCTCGGTGGTTtttgaggtcggtacgcactttaacaacggtgttgatatccccctcctgtagagaatatttttcaccaaggtgtagtattgtgcttccctaCAGATTTTCTTAGCCTCTTTTTCCTCCTTGGGAAGGATGTCGAACTTcatgtattcgaccaaggggttcatccatccgaggtttagtcCGACTACCTCAAGGACTTCTTGCTTGCCTTCTTCTTGTACCACGGAGGGTtcctggagagtttcttggatcaggcttctgttattccctcctggcttggtacttgctaacttggatagggcgtctgatctgctatttagatcccgagttatgtgtttgacctcggtttctgtaaagcgcctgatgagcggataatttatacgctttttgacattgtttttagtatgtttttagtaggatctagttacttttagggatgttttcattagtttttatgttaaattcaatgaaaaggagtaagacagattggatgaagatagcaggaaagcagaggttcagaggaacgaaaagcatctctattcgcttatctgaaattcctaccaatgatttacataagtacctctatccctattctattatttattattcgaaaacaccattatccatttatatctacctaactgagatttgcaaggtgaccatagcttgcttcataccaacaatctccgtgggattcgacccttactcacgtaaggtattacttggacgacccagtgcacttgctggttagttgtatcgaagttgtgaccaATTATGAGTGTGTAATCACGATCAcgcgcaccaagttgctcacgttgccagggattgttcgagcctggacatcacaatttcgtgcatcaagtttttggcgccgttgccggggattgtttgagtttggacaactgacggttcatcttgttgctcagattaggtaattttcttttcgttttgttttcttttcaaaaatttttcaaaaatatcttcaaagaaatttttcatctgtttttgaaaaaaaaaatttaaaaatgttttcaaaaattttattcaagatttttaagaatgaattctagtgtttcatggagcatgtaaagcctggctggctgtaaagccatgtctaaatttatttggactgaggcttgcaatttgttataaagagcaatatactctggtgttaaatgctgaagcttggctggccattggccatgtctagtgttttggactggagctttcttNNNNNNNtgttcttgatgttcatcatgatcttcataatgttcttggtgttcatcttgacactcatatcattcatgcatgcattcatttttttgatcttaaaatttcatgcattgcataattttcatgttttcataaaaaaaaattcaaaaaatcaaaaaatatctctcctcttttctctcatcaaattcgaaaatttggattgactttttcaaaaatttttgaaaatcaaattgtttctcatgagtcaaatcaaattttcaatttgaaaatcttatctttttcaaaatctttttcaaaaatcaaatctttttcaaaattattagttattttcgaaaattccaaaaatatttttcaaaaatctttttcttatttttataccaaattttcgaaaataacataaacaattaatgtttggattcaaaaaatttgaagtttgttacttgcttgttaagaaagattcaaactttaagttctagaatcatatcttgtgatttcttatgaatcaagtcattaattgtgattttaaaaatcaaatctttttcaaaactaattcctatcatatcttttcaaaaacatcttcttatcttatctttttcaaaaatatcttttcaaaatatcttttctaacttcctaacttctcatctttttaaaatttgttccaactaactaactaactttttgtttgtttcttaactttttcaaaactacctaactaactctctctctctctcatttttcgaaaatatcctcccccttttttcaaaatttcttttaatttagtaattaatttaattttcaaatttttaaatcttaattttcgaaaatcactaacattttttcaaaaactattttcaaaaatcactaactccttttcaaaaataattttcgaaaattctctccttctctctcatcttattctatttatttattcattcatatcctaacatctcatctcacatctcttccaacctcacagttgtgtttcttccattatattacattctttgtccccccctcttcttccactcacacagggatccccatactgtggtataaaggatctctattattattattacttttctgtgccttcttctttgtcatatgagcaggagcaaggataagaacattcttgtggaagcagatccagaacctgaaaggactctaaaaagaaaattaagagaatctaaattacaacaatccagagataacctttcagaaatttttgaacaggcagaggagatggcaaccgaaaataataataatgtaaggaaaatgcttggtgactttactgcacctaattccaatttacatggaagaagcatctcaattcctgccattggagcaaacaactttgagctgaaacctcaattagtttctctgatgcagcaaaactgcaagtttcatggacttccatctgaagatccttttcagttcttaactaaattcttgcagatatgtgatactgttaagactaatggagtagatcctgaagtctacaggctcatgcttttcccttttgctgtaagagacagagctagattatggttgaattctcaacccaaagacagcctgaactctctattgactcagcaagtcaatatgatttctcagagtctgcatggaatgcaagctgcatccaacagtactcaagaggcatcttctgaagaagaagcttatgatcatgagaaccctgcaatagcagaggtaaattacttaggtgaaccttatggaaacacctataactcaacatggagaaatcatccaaatttctcatgaaaggatcaaaagccccaacaaggctttaataatggtggaagaaacaggtttagcaatagcaagccttttccatcatccactcagcaacagacagagaactctgaacaaaatgcttctaatttagcaaatctagtctctgatctatctaaggccactgtaagtttcatgaatgaaactaggtcttccattagaaatttggaagcacaagtgggccagctgagtaaaagaatcactgaaatccctcctagtactctcccaagtaatacagaagagaacccaaaaagagagtgcaaggccattgacataagcgcccaaggtgttccagagttttttccaagtactttttcatattTGGGTTctttgcctgatactctccacttatctgggaggtcaccacttgtgAGTCGCTGTATATCATCACCTTTGTAGCACCGATTTCTTCCGCCAGCTTCAATccagcaatcaaggcttcatactctgcctgattatttgaagccgggaattcaaatttgagggagacctctatctgggttcctctttcatccaccagtattatgcctgcaccgcttcctattttgtttgaggatccatctacatagagttcccatgtagttggtttcTCCTCTTGGTCTCCTACATATTCTGCAATAAAGTcggcgaggcactgggctttaatcgccatccgagtttcatacttcaagtcgaactcggagagctctattgcccattgaaccattctccctgcaacatccgtcttttggaggatttgcttcatgggttggttcgtgcggacttttattgtgtgagcttgaaagtaaggccgtagtcttcgtgaggctactactaaggagtaggcaaacttctctagtttgtggtaccttagctcagggccttgtagaactttactgatgaaatacaCTGGATGCTGACCggcctcgtcttctcttatcagggccgatgagacagccttgtctgctacagataggtataggacgaggtcttctccAGCTACAGGTCGAGTTagaataggaggttggctcaagaatcttttgaactcctagaacgcctcctcgcattcaggagtccattcgaactgacatccctttctcaataaggagaacagcggaagggattttagtgctgatcctgccaaaaatctggagagggctgcaagtcggccattcagttgTTGGACCTCTCttaaacaagtcgggcttttcatctccaggatagctctacacttatcgggatttgcttcgatccctctttgtgtcagcataaaccctagaaattttcctgcctctaCCGCAAAGgcacactttgcgggatttagtctcatcccg includes:
- the LOC107606903 gene encoding vegetative cell wall protein gp1-like — protein: MAKANAQESYQRVQEAKARSRARTGGTRAVISPPPPLRNVGTPSQPIVISSSASSQPPPSARPSPEPENKKHKTLESDPDKVVIDGAIVDPHVPVIISESELKTRGQRIIESPPRPKDAPSSSNVPPTSSPMDASLPGPGGAPSDSGGGDPSLLPLKK